The proteins below are encoded in one region of Micromonospora sp. DSM 45708:
- a CDS encoding response regulator transcription factor, translating into MTIRVLVADDQDIVRAGLCMILDAQPGITVVGQAADGRRAIAMARSLRPDVCLLDIRMPEVDGIEATRQLAGADVADPLPVVVITTFDLDEYVYGALKAGARGFLLKDAGAEMLAQAVQAAARGDALIAPNITARLLSSFANSRPRSMPPEPVEPLTAREEQVLLAAARGRTNSEIGDDLFISLSTVKTHIAALMRKLNARNRVEIVMWAYETRRVDT; encoded by the coding sequence ATGACCATCCGCGTGTTGGTCGCTGACGACCAGGACATCGTCCGGGCAGGGCTCTGCATGATCTTGGACGCCCAACCGGGCATCACCGTCGTCGGCCAGGCCGCCGACGGTCGCCGGGCGATCGCCATGGCCCGTTCGCTGCGTCCCGACGTGTGCCTGCTGGACATCCGCATGCCCGAGGTCGACGGGATCGAAGCCACCCGCCAGCTCGCTGGCGCCGACGTCGCCGACCCGCTGCCCGTCGTCGTCATCACCACCTTCGACCTCGACGAGTACGTCTACGGCGCGCTGAAGGCAGGCGCCCGAGGCTTCCTCCTCAAGGACGCCGGCGCCGAGATGCTCGCCCAGGCCGTCCAGGCCGCCGCCCGCGGCGACGCCCTGATCGCACCGAACATCACCGCGCGGCTCCTGTCCTCCTTCGCGAACAGCCGCCCGCGCTCGATGCCACCTGAGCCTGTCGAGCCGCTGACGGCCCGCGAGGAACAGGTCCTGCTGGCTGCCGCTCGCGGGCGGACCAACAGCGAGATCGGCGACGACCTGTTCATCAGCCTCAGCACCGTCAAGACCCATATCGCCGCTCTGATGCGTAAGCTCAACGCCCGCAATCGCGTCGAGATCGTCATGTGGGCCTACGAGACACGCCGCGTCGACACCTGA
- a CDS encoding SMP-30/gluconolactonase/LRE family protein: protein MNVHTDSLAGPPGAPPGVCPGGTGYGPPLPASSVSATKIQSGFSFLEGPVWIADGGYLLMSDMAAGTGPNNVQPSTIRRFTPPASFDTFIANAGSNGLALSPDAQQIIAATHDQRNVSAYRLSDQARSTVAADYQGRAFNSPNDVTVRSDGVVYFTDPNFQRGNRPDQMSGRTSVFRVSGGQVSLVDDRLRQPNGIALSPDGSTLYVGAYSENKIYKYVVQPDGSTGTRSVFVNYLGGPDGVTIDCAGNVYWASGSDGLIHVYSPAGAQLGTIRSGGTGTTNAAFGGPDRQTLYITSGRTNDSGLYSVRLNVPGYPY, encoded by the coding sequence GTGAACGTTCACACCGACTCGCTCGCCGGCCCACCCGGCGCGCCCCCCGGGGTCTGCCCGGGCGGCACCGGCTACGGCCCACCCCTGCCGGCCAGCTCCGTGTCCGCGACGAAGATTCAGAGCGGGTTCTCGTTCCTCGAAGGACCGGTCTGGATCGCCGACGGCGGCTACCTGCTGATGTCCGACATGGCCGCGGGCACCGGGCCGAACAACGTGCAGCCCTCCACGATCCGCCGGTTCACCCCGCCGGCGAGCTTCGACACCTTCATCGCCAACGCCGGCAGCAACGGCCTGGCGCTCAGCCCCGACGCCCAGCAGATCATCGCCGCCACCCACGACCAGCGGAACGTCTCCGCATACCGGCTCAGCGACCAGGCCCGCAGCACCGTCGCCGCCGACTACCAGGGCCGGGCGTTCAACTCACCCAACGACGTCACGGTCCGATCCGACGGCGTCGTCTACTTCACCGACCCCAACTTCCAGCGCGGCAACCGACCCGACCAGATGAGCGGACGCACCAGCGTCTTCCGCGTCTCCGGCGGCCAGGTGTCGCTGGTGGACGACCGGCTGCGGCAACCCAACGGCATCGCGCTCTCCCCGGACGGCAGCACGCTCTACGTGGGCGCCTACTCCGAGAACAAGATCTACAAGTACGTCGTCCAGCCCGACGGCAGCACCGGCACCCGCAGCGTCTTCGTGAACTACCTCGGCGGTCCCGACGGGGTCACCATCGACTGCGCCGGCAACGTGTACTGGGCCTCCGGCTCGGACGGGCTGATCCACGTCTACTCGCCAGCCGGCGCGCAGCTCGGCACGATCCGCTCCGGCGGCACCGGCACCACCAACGCGGCGTTCGGCGGACCCGACCGGCAGACCCTCTACATCACCTCCGGCCGAACGAACGACTCCGGCCTGTACAGCGTGCGACTCAACGTCCCCGGCTACCCGTACTGA
- a CDS encoding PQQ-dependent sugar dehydrogenase yields the protein MRISAHQLRHRVPLALLICAGTILTGVPANAAPAAPATGSRQAARLAADTSPPTRPTGLRSTRLTCQSVTLSWYASRDNVGVAFYDIYHDGQLVTSVSGRTLTATLSVVQGVTWGWYVNARDAAGNVSQASSTLSVTPPFCQQDTSAPSTPTNLATTVNGTDVTLTWSASTDNVAVTGYTILRNGTAVGSTTGTAGNPPATTFTDTGLTSDTDYRYTVTARDAQGNVSGASAAVTAHTGSGCTSPICGATVVTTEKDLPWGLVQLPDGTVLYGRRDLFDIVAMNPDGTDKHSIGTVPNVAGTNGEGGVLGLAVSANFTTDHWLYIYHTTTTDNRIVRIRYDGTLQNATEQVLVTGIPRNKYHNGGRLRFGPDGKLYAAAGDGQDPDVAQDTNNLGGKVLRLNPDGTVPADNPFGNYVWSYGHRNPQGLAFDSQGRLFEQEFGNNVMDETNIIVKGGNYGWPACEGTSGDCANPNFRAPIRTYPVADASCSGIAIVRDVLYIACLRGNRMYRAEISGNTLTNLQQYFVGTYFRLRTVEPTLDGNLWLTTSTGGDKDSIPNNSNEKILKVTLGGAASGPTS from the coding sequence GTGCGGATTAGTGCTCACCAGCTCCGACACCGCGTCCCGCTCGCCCTGCTGATCTGCGCCGGCACCATCCTGACCGGCGTACCCGCCAACGCCGCGCCGGCCGCGCCGGCGACCGGGAGCCGGCAGGCGGCCCGGCTCGCCGCCGACACCAGCCCGCCCACCCGGCCGACCGGCCTGCGCAGCACCCGGCTGACCTGCCAGTCCGTCACGCTCTCCTGGTACGCCTCCCGGGACAACGTCGGCGTCGCCTTCTACGACATCTACCACGACGGCCAGCTCGTCACCTCGGTCTCGGGACGGACGCTGACCGCCACACTCAGCGTCGTGCAGGGTGTCACCTGGGGGTGGTACGTCAACGCCCGCGACGCCGCCGGCAACGTCTCGCAGGCCAGCTCCACGCTCTCGGTCACGCCGCCGTTCTGCCAGCAGGACACGTCTGCGCCCAGCACGCCGACCAACCTGGCCACGACGGTCAACGGCACGGACGTGACCCTCACCTGGTCGGCCTCCACCGACAATGTCGCGGTCACCGGCTACACCATCCTGCGCAACGGTACGGCGGTCGGCTCCACCACCGGCACCGCCGGCAACCCGCCGGCGACCACGTTCACCGACACCGGGCTGACGTCCGACACCGACTACCGGTACACCGTGACCGCCCGGGACGCCCAGGGCAATGTCTCGGGGGCGAGCGCCGCGGTCACCGCGCACACCGGCTCGGGCTGCACGAGCCCGATCTGCGGCGCCACGGTGGTCACCACCGAGAAGGACCTGCCCTGGGGCCTGGTGCAACTGCCCGACGGCACGGTCCTCTACGGCCGGCGCGACCTGTTCGACATCGTCGCCATGAACCCGGACGGCACCGACAAGCACAGCATCGGCACCGTGCCGAACGTGGCCGGCACCAACGGCGAGGGCGGCGTACTCGGGCTGGCCGTCTCGGCCAACTTCACCACCGACCACTGGCTGTACATCTACCACACCACCACGACCGACAACCGGATCGTGCGCATCCGCTACGACGGCACGCTGCAAAACGCCACCGAGCAGGTGCTCGTCACGGGAATCCCGCGCAACAAGTACCACAACGGCGGCCGGCTGCGCTTCGGCCCCGACGGCAAGCTCTACGCCGCCGCCGGCGACGGACAGGACCCGGACGTCGCCCAGGACACCAACAACCTGGGCGGCAAGGTGCTGCGACTCAACCCCGACGGCACCGTGCCGGCGGACAACCCCTTCGGCAACTACGTGTGGAGCTACGGCCACCGCAACCCGCAGGGACTCGCCTTCGACTCCCAGGGCCGGCTCTTCGAGCAGGAGTTCGGCAACAACGTGATGGACGAGACCAACATCATCGTCAAGGGCGGCAACTACGGCTGGCCCGCCTGCGAGGGCACCTCCGGCGACTGCGCCAACCCGAACTTCAGGGCCCCGATCCGGACGTACCCGGTGGCCGACGCCTCGTGCAGCGGCATCGCGATCGTCCGGGACGTGCTCTACATCGCCTGCCTGCGTGGTAACCGGATGTACCGTGCGGAGATCAGCGGCAACACGCTCACCAACCTCCAGCAGTACTTCGTCGGAACGTACTTCCGGCTGCGCACCGTCGAACCGACCCTCGACGGCAACCTGTGGCTGACCACGAGCACCGGCGGGGACAAGGACAGCATCCCGAACAACAGCAACGAGAAGATCCTCAAGGTGACCCTCGGTGGGGCGGCGTCCGGCCCCACGAGCTGA
- a CDS encoding glycoside hydrolase family 35 protein: MTTFDIGATDFLLDGRPFRVLSGALHYFRVHPELWRDRIRKARQMGLNTIETYVCWQAHSPQRGVFRTDGGLDLGRFLDLVAEEGMYAFVRPGPYICAEWDNGGLPAWLFRDATTGIRRTEPRYLDAVTEYYEALAPILVPRQIDAGGPLILVQVENEYGAYGDDHAYLRTLTELTRRAGVTVPLTTVDQPVDHMLRDGGLPELHRTASFGSRPRERLATLRAHQPTGPLMCAEFWDGWFDHWGGHHHTTDVDQAAADLDALLSSGASVNIYMFHGGTNFGFTNGANDKGIYQPVVTSYDYDAPLDEAGIPTAKYWAFREVIARHADVPPAPPAAPTAPAPPVEARFTRSLALWDVLDLLGQPSTYPYLPTADDIGQYTGFTLYTPHLPPSGHGVLSVAEVRDRAQVFVDRRSRGVLSRDHGERMIGIRADDGDLVELLVEDLGRVNYGPRTGEPKGLIGPAGLDGATIDTWTVRPLRLDDIETVTRAVRDGHPVESSLSGPVFCRAEFAVTDPGRDLFLDTSSWGKGVAWINGFCLGRYWSRGPQRTLYVPAPLLRTRHNEIVVLELHAARPSVRLLGRPALGHTEH, encoded by the coding sequence GTGACGACCTTCGACATCGGTGCGACGGACTTTCTCCTCGACGGCAGGCCCTTCCGCGTGCTCAGCGGGGCCCTGCACTACTTCCGCGTCCATCCCGAGCTGTGGCGCGACCGGATCCGCAAGGCACGCCAGATGGGACTCAACACCATCGAGACGTACGTCTGCTGGCAGGCCCACAGCCCACAGCGTGGCGTCTTCCGCACCGACGGCGGTCTCGACCTGGGTCGGTTCCTCGATCTCGTCGCCGAGGAGGGGATGTACGCCTTCGTCCGTCCCGGCCCCTACATCTGCGCGGAGTGGGACAACGGAGGACTGCCCGCCTGGCTGTTCCGCGACGCGACGACCGGCATCCGGCGCACCGAGCCCCGGTATCTCGACGCCGTCACCGAGTACTACGAGGCACTCGCCCCGATCCTGGTCCCACGGCAGATCGACGCCGGCGGACCGCTCATCCTCGTGCAGGTCGAGAACGAGTACGGCGCATACGGCGACGATCACGCCTACCTGCGGACGCTCACCGAGCTGACCCGCCGTGCCGGTGTCACGGTGCCGCTGACCACCGTCGACCAGCCGGTCGATCACATGCTGCGCGACGGCGGACTGCCCGAGTTGCACCGGACCGCCTCGTTCGGCTCGCGCCCCCGGGAGCGGCTGGCCACGCTCCGCGCACACCAGCCCACCGGACCGCTGATGTGCGCGGAGTTCTGGGACGGCTGGTTCGACCACTGGGGCGGCCACCACCACACCACCGACGTCGACCAGGCCGCCGCCGACCTCGACGCGCTGCTGTCCAGCGGCGCGTCGGTCAACATCTACATGTTCCACGGCGGCACCAACTTCGGGTTCACCAACGGCGCGAACGACAAGGGCATCTACCAGCCCGTCGTGACCAGCTACGACTACGACGCGCCGCTGGACGAGGCCGGCATCCCCACCGCCAAGTACTGGGCCTTCCGGGAGGTGATCGCGCGCCACGCCGACGTCCCGCCGGCACCGCCCGCCGCGCCCACCGCGCCCGCTCCACCGGTCGAGGCCAGGTTCACCCGTTCGCTGGCCCTGTGGGACGTGCTCGACCTGCTCGGCCAACCGTCGACCTACCCGTACCTGCCCACCGCCGACGACATCGGCCAGTACACCGGATTCACCCTCTACACCCCGCACCTGCCGCCGTCCGGCCACGGGGTGCTGAGTGTCGCCGAGGTCCGCGACCGGGCGCAGGTGTTCGTCGACCGACGCAGCCGGGGCGTCCTCAGCCGTGACCACGGCGAGCGGATGATCGGCATCCGGGCCGACGACGGCGACCTCGTGGAGCTGCTCGTCGAGGACCTCGGCCGGGTCAACTACGGGCCGCGCACCGGTGAACCCAAGGGACTGATCGGCCCCGCCGGGCTGGACGGCGCGACGATCGACACCTGGACGGTGCGCCCGCTACGGCTCGACGACATCGAAACGGTGACGCGGGCAGTGCGCGACGGCCACCCGGTCGAATCGTCGCTGTCCGGTCCGGTGTTCTGCCGTGCCGAGTTCGCCGTCACGGACCCTGGCCGGGACCTGTTCCTCGACACCTCGTCCTGGGGCAAGGGTGTCGCCTGGATCAACGGGTTCTGCCTCGGCCGGTACTGGAGCCGCGGACCCCAGCGCACCCTCTACGTCCCCGCACCCCTGCTGCGAACGCGACACAACGAGATCGTCGTGCTGGAGCTGCACGCCGCGCGCCCGAGCGTCCGCCTCCTCGGGCGACCCGCCCTCGGGCACACCGAGCACTAG
- a CDS encoding beta-galactosidase has product MRSIELAGTELRIDGVPRVLLCASLFPFRVPREQWRDRLAAVARLGYHAVDVYVPWNLHEPEPGQWDFTGQRDIAHFLDLARDTGLLVLARPGPYICSEWDGGGLPAWLTLTEGLRVRQHEPRYLAEVDRWYGQIMPILERHQYPDGGAVLLVQVENELDFFDCDDPAEYLDVLVRSARRHGVTVPLVACAGQGDIERAAGGATHAVPAVNLYPDDEATDVEAHAAYFEAALRKQDLPLLVTETNRLHRTLKRLLTSGARLLGPYLQASGWNGEYGTSVNNWGDLLAFMTHDYDFGGVLDPTGAERADAAEARRLAALIDALGPRLAAAVPAGVADDVHGETAVAPYALDLHGGGQLLSLTNLTDADTTGTVGATAVTVPAATCLLLVRDLPLPGVAGRLVEASAELTGLVERPGQVIARFAGRPDAQLLLRVTGDWSATPEGDIRVEPATGRPDLLRVTGSEGSVVVGTAAGSVTLVVEPAEPPPPPPPATSREVTTARSSTTDSAPATWRTVARDIEAVPLERLGVHRGAGSYRTVTDLRGVTGLVLRGAADVIDVQVAGTSRGWVANGGTDLWIPFTDIVTDPDTELRVTTRVWGHSNFDDGRLPSLRLGALRGVAGVLAVTDVADLSSGWFLDAGVPPAVGTTPPPRGDIGGWMSGRFPQTLRHRRTLYRPGPAALRATGCQARLDVAVNGMPRGAITPLAPVLYLGDLHDGDELTIEARRMWGEPVGRLGLLRGHLIDRWEIARQATAELLAGRRDARLGDAELPLTVPAGQARWLHLGTADLVVADEANVIVRFAGEALLATALAGGHHLGRVWIGAPPPGATLRGGRGDLLIVPTAWLRDGLDLLLEATGAEPGRLHRITAGGAVDAREGDRG; this is encoded by the coding sequence ATGAGAAGCATCGAACTTGCCGGCACCGAACTGCGGATCGACGGCGTACCCCGGGTGCTGCTGTGCGCCTCGCTGTTTCCCTTCCGGGTGCCCCGGGAGCAGTGGCGCGACCGGCTGGCCGCCGTCGCCCGGCTCGGTTACCACGCGGTCGACGTGTACGTACCCTGGAACCTGCACGAACCCGAACCGGGGCAGTGGGACTTCACCGGGCAGCGCGACATCGCGCACTTCCTCGACCTGGCCCGCGACACCGGGCTGCTGGTGCTGGCCCGCCCCGGCCCCTACATCTGCTCGGAATGGGACGGTGGCGGCCTGCCCGCCTGGCTGACGCTGACCGAAGGGCTACGCGTGCGGCAACACGAGCCGCGCTACCTCGCCGAGGTGGACCGGTGGTACGGGCAGATCATGCCGATCCTCGAGCGGCACCAGTACCCCGACGGCGGCGCCGTGCTGCTCGTGCAGGTCGAGAACGAGCTGGACTTCTTCGACTGCGACGACCCGGCCGAATACCTTGACGTGCTCGTGCGCTCCGCCCGCCGGCACGGCGTCACCGTCCCGCTCGTCGCCTGCGCCGGCCAGGGCGACATCGAGCGTGCCGCCGGCGGCGCAACCCATGCCGTCCCGGCGGTGAACCTGTACCCCGACGACGAGGCGACCGACGTCGAGGCGCACGCCGCCTACTTCGAGGCCGCGCTGCGCAAGCAGGACCTGCCGCTACTGGTCACCGAGACCAACCGGCTGCACCGCACGCTCAAACGCCTGCTGACCAGCGGTGCGCGTCTGCTCGGCCCGTACCTTCAGGCCTCGGGCTGGAACGGCGAGTACGGCACCTCAGTCAACAACTGGGGTGACCTGCTCGCCTTCATGACCCACGACTACGACTTCGGTGGCGTTCTCGACCCCACCGGGGCCGAGCGGGCCGACGCGGCGGAGGCCCGCCGTCTCGCCGCGCTCATCGACGCGCTCGGCCCACGCCTCGCCGCCGCCGTGCCCGCGGGAGTCGCCGACGACGTGCACGGCGAGACGGCCGTCGCGCCGTACGCCCTCGACCTGCACGGCGGCGGCCAACTGCTGTCCCTGACCAACCTCACCGACGCCGACACCACCGGCACGGTCGGCGCGACGGCCGTGACCGTGCCCGCGGCCACCTGCCTGCTCCTGGTGCGCGACCTGCCGCTGCCCGGTGTCGCCGGCCGGCTGGTCGAGGCGAGCGCCGAGCTGACCGGCCTGGTCGAGCGGCCGGGACAGGTCATCGCCAGGTTCGCCGGCCGTCCCGACGCGCAACTGCTGCTGCGCGTCACCGGCGACTGGTCGGCGACCCCGGAGGGCGACATACGGGTCGAGCCGGCCACCGGCCGCCCCGACCTGCTCCGGGTGACCGGCTCGGAGGGGTCGGTGGTGGTGGGCACCGCCGCCGGCAGCGTCACGCTGGTGGTCGAGCCGGCCGAGCCGCCGCCCCCGCCTCCACCGGCCACCAGCCGGGAGGTCACCACCGCCCGGTCGTCGACCACCGACAGCGCCCCCGCCACCTGGCGGACCGTCGCGCGGGACATCGAGGCGGTGCCCCTGGAACGGCTCGGCGTCCACCGTGGCGCCGGCAGCTACCGCACCGTCACGGACCTCCGTGGCGTCACCGGACTCGTGCTGCGGGGCGCCGCCGACGTCATCGACGTCCAGGTCGCCGGCACCTCCCGCGGCTGGGTCGCCAACGGCGGCACCGACCTGTGGATCCCCTTCACCGACATCGTCACCGACCCGGACACCGAACTGCGGGTGACGACCCGGGTCTGGGGCCACTCGAACTTCGACGACGGCCGCCTGCCGTCGCTGCGCCTCGGCGCGCTGCGCGGTGTCGCCGGCGTGCTCGCCGTCACCGACGTCGCCGACCTGTCCTCCGGATGGTTCCTGGACGCCGGTGTGCCACCGGCGGTCGGGACCACCCCACCACCGCGCGGTGACATCGGAGGTTGGATGTCCGGCCGGTTTCCGCAGACCCTACGCCACCGGCGCACCCTGTACCGTCCCGGTCCGGCCGCGCTGCGCGCCACCGGGTGCCAGGCCCGGCTGGACGTCGCGGTCAACGGCATGCCACGCGGCGCGATCACCCCGCTCGCACCGGTGCTGTACCTCGGTGACCTGCACGACGGCGACGAGCTGACCATCGAAGCCCGCCGCATGTGGGGCGAGCCCGTCGGCCGACTCGGCCTGCTGCGGGGACACCTCATCGACCGCTGGGAGATCGCCCGGCAGGCCACCGCCGAACTCCTCGCCGGCCGCCGGGACGCCCGGCTCGGCGACGCCGAACTGCCGCTCACCGTCCCCGCCGGACAGGCCCGGTGGCTGCACCTGGGCACGGCGGACCTGGTGGTCGCCGACGAGGCGAACGTCATCGTCCGGTTCGCCGGTGAGGCGCTGCTGGCCACCGCGCTCGCCGGCGGCCACCACCTCGGCCGCGTCTGGATCGGCGCGCCGCCGCCCGGTGCCACCCTCCGGGGTGGGCGGGGCGATCTGCTCATCGTCCCCACCGCCTGGCTGCGCGACGGACTCGATTTGCTCCTCGAGGCCACCGGCGCCGAGCCCGGCCGACTGCACCGCATCACCGCCGGCGGGGCGGTCGACGCCCGGGAAGGTGACCGCGGGTGA
- a CDS encoding carbohydrate ABC transporter permease has translation MSVRAVRASRAATRYAILTVVSAVLLAPLVFMVSIALSSDQTTREMSFRFLPTEFEFGNFVRAFTADIPIGRFLLNSTVIVVVSCVGMTLSSALVAYGFARLRAPGKNVLFGVLLSTMMIPAEVLLIPQFILFRHLGWIDTLLPIIVPNFFANAYNVFLIRQFITRIPAELDEAAMLDGLGHFGLFRRIIMPLMKPVLVAVAIFTFTFNWGYFFGPLIYLNSEEKMPLALGIQVLSATSSGAQTPPWNMVMVGALILILPMVAVYYFGQKYLYEAGVVSGSAGLK, from the coding sequence GTGAGCGTACGAGCAGTGCGGGCGAGCCGCGCCGCGACCCGGTATGCCATCCTCACCGTCGTCTCGGCGGTCCTGCTGGCGCCGCTGGTCTTCATGGTGTCGATCGCGTTGTCCAGCGATCAGACCACCCGCGAGATGTCCTTCCGGTTCCTGCCCACCGAGTTCGAGTTCGGCAACTTCGTCCGGGCCTTCACCGCCGACATCCCCATCGGACGGTTCCTGCTCAACAGTACGGTGATCGTCGTCGTGTCCTGCGTCGGCATGACCCTCTCCAGCGCGCTGGTCGCCTACGGCTTCGCCCGGCTGCGGGCACCCGGTAAGAACGTCCTCTTCGGCGTGCTGCTGTCGACGATGATGATCCCGGCCGAGGTGCTGCTGATTCCCCAGTTCATTCTGTTCCGCCACCTCGGCTGGATCGACACCCTGCTGCCGATCATCGTCCCCAACTTCTTCGCCAACGCGTACAACGTCTTCCTCATCCGGCAGTTCATCACCCGTATCCCCGCCGAACTCGACGAGGCGGCCATGCTCGACGGCCTGGGCCACTTCGGGCTGTTCCGCCGGATCATCATGCCGCTGATGAAGCCCGTCCTCGTCGCCGTCGCGATCTTCACGTTCACCTTCAACTGGGGCTATTTCTTCGGCCCGCTCATCTACCTGAACAGCGAGGAGAAGATGCCGCTCGCCCTGGGCATCCAGGTGCTCTCGGCCACCAGCTCCGGCGCCCAGACCCCGCCCTGGAACATGGTCATGGTAGGCGCGCTGATCCTGATCCTGCCGATGGTGGCCGTCTACTACTTCGGCCAGAAATACCTCTACGAGGCCGGTGTCGTCAGTGGAAGCGCGGGTCTGAAATGA
- a CDS encoding carbohydrate ABC transporter permease, with protein MSPWLLGFVVFTAVPMLASLWLSFTDWDSFSTPTFVGLANYTQLFTEDPLFWPALRHTLYFAVASVPLSLLIALALANLLSRPMPGARFFRTVVYLPALVPLVASAMIFRWLLAPETGPVNGFLSWFGIDGPAWLLDEDWVIPAIVLLSLWQVGAGTILLIAALQSVPPELYEAARLDGAGGTQRFWRISVPLVTPVLFFNLITGMIAAFQVFSQVYVLTDGKSGPSNASLMLVPYVYDNAFRFYHMGYASALAWVLFLIIMIFSAGILRSSRAWVFYESEVRS; from the coding sequence GTGTCACCATGGCTTCTCGGGTTCGTGGTGTTCACCGCCGTACCGATGCTCGCGTCGCTGTGGCTGTCCTTCACCGACTGGGACTCGTTCTCCACTCCGACGTTCGTCGGACTGGCCAACTACACGCAACTGTTCACCGAAGATCCGCTGTTCTGGCCGGCGCTGCGGCACACCCTCTACTTCGCCGTGGCGTCCGTGCCGCTGTCGCTGCTCATCGCGCTGGCCCTGGCGAATCTGCTGAGCCGGCCGATGCCTGGAGCGCGCTTCTTCCGCACCGTCGTCTACCTTCCGGCCCTGGTGCCGCTGGTGGCCTCGGCGATGATCTTCCGCTGGCTGCTGGCGCCGGAGACCGGACCGGTCAACGGCTTCCTCTCCTGGTTCGGTATCGACGGGCCGGCGTGGTTGCTCGACGAGGACTGGGTCATCCCCGCGATCGTGCTGCTGTCGCTGTGGCAGGTCGGTGCGGGCACCATCCTGCTGATCGCCGCCCTGCAGAGCGTGCCGCCGGAACTGTACGAGGCCGCCCGCCTCGACGGGGCCGGCGGCACCCAACGGTTCTGGCGCATCTCGGTGCCGCTGGTCACGCCGGTCCTGTTCTTCAACCTGATCACCGGCATGATCGCCGCGTTCCAGGTCTTCTCGCAGGTGTACGTGCTCACCGACGGCAAGTCCGGGCCGTCGAACGCCAGCCTCATGCTCGTGCCCTACGTCTACGACAACGCCTTCCGCTTCTACCACATGGGCTACGCGTCCGCGCTGGCGTGGGTGCTGTTCCTCATCATCATGATCTTCAGTGCCGGAATCCTCCGCTCGTCCCGGGCCTGGGTCTTCTACGAGTCGGAGGTTCGCTCGTGA
- a CDS encoding ABC transporter substrate-binding protein, which translates to MFAPPTALRRVVAALLAASLAAAGLTACGSDEPAASGTTLTLTIRGNENDKAVFEQRLAQAKKALPGIDVKLVQIDNDNYDTKVQTMFAGAQAPDVLMIDEAVNVYSSKGQLEDLKPRLASAGVDPVGRFGQGALDTYSTDGKLWAAPDRGGAMVVYYNKDIFDAQGVAYPDSTWDWTRFREAAAKLTVRDGGKVKSWGYAAGDWWPWTMTWMYQNGGRVLDASGAPVVNSSANVEALQFYNDVVLKDHSAPSPIDYANAGLDNGKPDALFEQGKLAMVTTGFWNIASLKESRVKWDIAPLWHGRKSAVPAFGSGLAVSSRSRHKDEAARLVAYLTSVEGQLPIVTSGLDVPANLEAVASEAFKKPTWNTRGVNLAAFAESAPVIYSPPLVPEWKEMQKAFTDGMTPVWKGEDSVQAGLDRVQKSLERIIR; encoded by the coding sequence ATGTTCGCACCACCGACTGCCCTCCGCCGGGTCGTCGCGGCGTTGCTGGCCGCCAGCCTGGCCGCCGCCGGCCTCACCGCCTGCGGCTCAGACGAGCCCGCCGCCAGCGGCACCACCCTGACCCTGACCATCCGCGGCAACGAGAACGACAAGGCCGTCTTCGAACAGCGTCTGGCCCAGGCGAAGAAGGCGCTACCCGGAATCGACGTCAAGCTCGTGCAGATCGACAACGACAACTATGACACCAAGGTGCAGACGATGTTCGCCGGCGCCCAGGCGCCAGACGTGTTGATGATCGACGAGGCGGTCAACGTCTACTCCAGCAAGGGCCAGCTGGAGGATCTGAAGCCCCGGCTGGCCAGCGCCGGTGTCGACCCGGTCGGCCGCTTCGGGCAGGGCGCCCTGGACACCTACTCCACCGACGGCAAGCTGTGGGCGGCGCCCGACCGTGGTGGCGCGATGGTCGTCTACTACAACAAGGACATCTTCGACGCCCAGGGCGTCGCCTACCCCGACAGCACCTGGGACTGGACGCGGTTCCGCGAGGCCGCGGCGAAGCTCACCGTCCGCGACGGTGGCAAGGTGAAGTCCTGGGGGTACGCGGCCGGCGACTGGTGGCCCTGGACGATGACCTGGATGTACCAGAACGGCGGAAGAGTGCTCGACGCCTCCGGCGCCCCGGTGGTGAACTCGTCGGCGAACGTCGAGGCGCTGCAGTTCTACAACGACGTGGTGCTCAAGGACCACTCCGCGCCGTCGCCGATCGACTACGCCAACGCCGGTCTGGACAACGGCAAGCCCGACGCGCTGTTCGAGCAGGGCAAGCTGGCCATGGTGACGACCGGGTTCTGGAACATCGCGTCGCTCAAGGAATCCAGGGTCAAGTGGGACATCGCCCCCCTGTGGCATGGCCGGAAGAGCGCGGTGCCCGCCTTCGGCAGCGGCCTGGCGGTGTCCAGCCGCAGCAGGCACAAGGACGAGGCGGCGCGCCTGGTGGCCTACCTGACCTCTGTCGAGGGGCAGTTGCCCATCGTCACCAGCGGTCTCGACGTGCCGGCGAATCTGGAGGCGGTCGCCTCGGAGGCGTTCAAGAAGCCGACCTGGAACACCCGGGGCGTGAACCTGGCGGCGTTCGCCGAATCCGCTCCGGTGATCTACAGCCCGCCGTTGGTGCCCGAATGGAAGGAGATGCAGAAGGCGTTCACCGACGGCATGACGCCGGTCTGGAAGGGCGAGGACTCGGTGCAGGCCGGCCTGGACCGCGTCCAGAAGTCCCTGGAACGCATCATCCGCTGA